From the Vicinamibacterales bacterium genome, one window contains:
- a CDS encoding TIGR02757 family protein — protein MTVTRAIHDRAGLKARLDQLYLEYNRAEAVADPIEIVRRYSRPDDREVVGFCAAALAFGRVASVLQSVERLLAIMGPSPAAFIRQFDRSRDGRLFDGLGHRWTRSHDLIALVQTLHLMVRHAGSIEQFFLQGHRHESSEIGVSIEAFSRRALALSPAPVGEGRGPGVAYFFPCPSSGSACKRLNLYLRWMVRSDSIDLGVWSGVSPAQLVVPLDVHVIRLGQCLGLTRYRSPGWRMAADLTQTLRAFDPVDPVRYDFALCHVGMRDQCGFNRPFRDERCPLRGWCRPGARRSQSSRRPSARR, from the coding sequence GTGACAGTCACCCGCGCGATTCACGACCGAGCAGGCCTCAAGGCGAGGCTGGACCAGCTCTATCTGGAGTACAACCGGGCGGAGGCCGTTGCCGACCCGATCGAGATCGTGCGACGGTACTCCCGGCCGGACGACAGGGAAGTCGTGGGGTTCTGCGCCGCGGCGCTGGCCTTCGGCCGCGTCGCCAGCGTGCTGCAATCGGTCGAACGGTTGCTCGCCATCATGGGACCGTCCCCGGCGGCATTCATCCGCCAGTTCGACCGCTCGAGAGATGGCCGGTTGTTCGACGGGCTGGGTCATCGCTGGACACGGTCGCACGACCTGATCGCGCTCGTCCAGACGCTGCACCTGATGGTTCGGCACGCGGGCTCGATCGAGCAGTTCTTCCTGCAGGGCCATCGCCACGAGTCGTCCGAGATCGGCGTGTCGATCGAGGCGTTCTCCAGGCGCGCCCTGGCGTTGTCGCCTGCTCCGGTCGGCGAGGGTCGCGGACCCGGCGTCGCCTATTTCTTCCCCTGTCCCTCGTCCGGCAGCGCCTGCAAGCGGCTGAACTTGTACCTGCGATGGATGGTCCGGTCGGACTCGATCGACCTCGGCGTCTGGTCGGGGGTGTCGCCCGCGCAGCTGGTCGTGCCGCTCGACGTGCACGTGATCCGCCTCGGGCAGTGTCTCGGATTGACCCGGTACCGGAGCCCGGGATGGCGGATGGCGGCCGACCTCACCCAGACGCTCCGCGCGTTCGATCCGGTCGACCCCGTCCGCTACGACTTCGCGCTCTGCCACGTCGGGATGCGCGACCAGTGCGGCTTCAATCGGCCGTTTCGCGACGAGCGGTGTCCGTTGCGCGGCTGGTGTCGGCCAGGCGCTCGTAGATCGCAATCGTCGCGTCGACCATCCGCTCGACGCTGA